The genomic stretch TATCCACAAAATATTCCAATTATTAAACCACCAATAACATCGAAAGAATAATGAACGCCAACATAAACTCTACTGTAACCTACAAAGATAGCCCAAATTAGAAACAATAATCCTATTTTTTTTGAGTAATTTAATAGTAAAGATGTTGCCAATGTAAAGGCATATGTTGTGTGTCCGCTTGGAAAACTTGGTTCATTACCTTCAAAGCATAATAAATGGACATTCTCTAAAACTATATAAGGTCTTGGTTCATTTATCAAATACTTCAATGAAAATATAATTAAAACTGCTAAAAATAAACTAAACGCTAATTTTAATCCCAATTTTCTATTTTTTAAATAGATTAAAGTCGTAGTTATAAAAACTATGGGATACACTGTCTTAGAGATAAGTAGCATAATAATATCTAATATATGATTATAGTGGGAATTTATTAAATAAAAGAGATAAATATTAAGGTTGTATAACTTATTTATACTAAAGTTACTTAGTATATTCCCAAAAAATGCCTCAATTAAAAATCTTGGAGCTCTACCAACA from Methanocaldococcus lauensis encodes the following:
- a CDS encoding phosphatase PAP2 family protein; this encodes MDLYAVATEMVKNYGYIGIFIISFTEAFIQPIPPDIFIISAPFFGLNPIISAIVASIGTTLGGLFGYYLGYKLGHPIFVKLFGEKYLQKGEEFFNKYGVYGIVLAGFTPIPYKVVAWLSGIFEIRALIFTIATVVGRAPRFLIEAFFGNILSNFSINKLYNLNIYLFYLINSHYNHILDIIMLLISKTVYPIVFITTTLIYLKNRKLGLKLAFSLFLAVLIIFSLKYLINEPRPYIVLENVHLLCFEGNEPSFPSGHTTYAFTLATSLLLNYSKKIGLLFLIWAIFVGYSRVYVGVHYSFDVIGGLIIGIFCGYLTKLNIEKFIERLKLIDIWRKIKKKS